The Corynebacterium pseudopelargi genome contains a region encoding:
- a CDS encoding DUF2020 domain-containing protein produces the protein MKRTLIACALLLSACTSAPEAPEPQPSQPSLAAIAPETMPELVDAPCPYLDAQWLAETNGQKVTRTGVDERFDPPACGFWGYGDLPQATVLIRHMPDEEQARAVVDWAAPIDSTEPATLPGGWDGGRAGGPEGAVFAVQRGPVAVVAWSDQAQSLKAQLIAQEVINNLGL, from the coding sequence ATGAAACGTACTCTAATCGCTTGCGCCCTGCTGCTGAGTGCTTGCACGAGCGCGCCTGAGGCCCCAGAGCCGCAGCCTTCACAGCCAAGCCTCGCTGCCATTGCTCCTGAGACCATGCCGGAGCTTGTCGACGCCCCATGCCCCTATCTTGATGCGCAATGGTTGGCGGAAACCAACGGCCAGAAGGTGACGCGCACCGGCGTGGATGAGCGTTTCGATCCCCCGGCCTGTGGTTTTTGGGGTTATGGTGATCTGCCCCAGGCAACGGTATTAATTCGCCACATGCCCGATGAGGAGCAGGCCCGCGCGGTGGTGGATTGGGCAGCGCCCATTGATAGCACCGAACCTGCCACCTTGCCTGGTGGTTGGGATGGTGGACGCGCCGGTGGCCCTGAGGGCGCGGTATTTGCTGTGCAGCGCGGCCCTGTGGCCGTGGTGGCGTGGAGCGATCAGGCACAATCGCTTAAAGCCCAGCTCATTGCCCAGGAAGTGATTAACAACCTGGGGCTTTAA